The nucleotide window CCATGATCTTTATAGCTGCTATCTACTACGCTGGAACTGCTGGAGGTGCCATAACCTCAATCTCTCTCAATATTCCGGGAACACCTATGGCAGCAGCTACCTGTCTTGATGGACACCCCATGGCAAAAAAGGGTGAGGGAGCCCTTGCCATCTTTGTTGCCGCTACTGCCTCCCTTATTGGTGGGACACTCGCCTGTGTTGGGTTTGTTTTTCTGGCTCCGCCCCTTGCCAGATATGCCCTCGCTTTTGGCCCTTGTGACTATTTTGCCTTGATGATTTTAGCTTATGCCTGCTTTGCTGGATTAGGGGGAAAATCGGTCACAAAGACTGTTATCATGACGATCTTCGGCCTGATTGTAAGCTGTGTAGGAATGGACGTAATATCCGGTAACCCCAGAGTTACCTTTGGTTACATGGGATTTTATAATGCCATCACCTTCCTGACAGCAGTTGTGGGCATGTTTGGAATTGGGGAGGTCCTTGTAACTATAGAAAAAGGGATAAAGGCTGAGATTATCCATCCTGATGTCAAATGGAAAGATTATGTCCAAGCCTGGAAATTAATTTGGAAGCATAGGGTTTTGGTATTATCTGATACTGTATTGGGGTTTTTGGTAGGCGTCCTTCCTGCTGCAGGAGCCACACCAGCCTCCTTTATGAGTTACGGTTTTTCAAAATCTTTTTCCAGGAGGTCAAAGGAATGGGGAACAGGGGTTCCTGAAGGAGTCATGGCTACTGAGTCATCCAATCATGCGGCCAGCACAGGTGCTTTTGTTCCCATGGTAACCCTGGGTATTCCTGGATCTCCACTAGCAGCCATTGTTCTGGGTGGAATGTTGATCTGGGGGCTTGTTCCTGGTCCTCGCCTTTTTATTGAACAGCCCAGGTTTGTCTGGGGGCTTATTGCCTGTGGCTTTATTGTTAACATTCTGGCCTATATATTTGAGGTTTCTCTGGTTCCTTTTTTGATGAAGGTATTGAAAACCCCCTTTACCATCATGACCCCAATTATAGCCATCTTCTGTTTGATAACCGGTTATGTTCAAAATTTTGGTATGGTTGAGGTATGGGAGGTATTGATTTTTGGTATCCTCGGATATTTCTGTAAAAAGACAGATTACCCTGTGGCGCCCTTTATCTTAGCCTTGGTTCTTGGTCCCATGACCGAGTACGCTCTGCGTCAGAGCCTTCTCCAGTCTGATGGCTCTCTGATGATTTTCGTTACTCATCCCATATCTTTAACACTTTTGATTATCTCAATATTCCTCTATGCTTTTCCAATAACTAAAGGAGTAGTTGAGGGAAGGAGATCGAAGAGAGAGGCCATGGAGGCTAAGTCTTAAAATGATAAAAACCTCATTTTTCTTAAAGTGACAGATATAATAAATAAAGTTTAGCCTTATACTTTTAAGAATTTGTTTATCAGGGGATATATAAATGGAAGGAATCGAAACTTTCGAAATCGAGCCCATTGATGAGATCAAAATATTTGATGTTTTGGGAGATTATGCAGGAACCGAAGGGAGTGTGATTAAAGATAAGAACGGGAAGAGCATTCTCATTCCTTACGGGAACTATGATCTTTTTGATTTAAAGAACAGCCTGAGCGGAGCCCATGCCTTTTGCAACTATATCAAGATTACAAAAGGGAAAGAATCCCACTATTTGATATTTGATACAGGGCAGAATGGGTCCGCATTAGAACACAACACCAAGGTTCTTAGCTCTCTTGACAAGGACTTTGACCCAAAAAGGACGGAGATGCTCCTTCTTAGCCACGGTCATACGGATCACTATGGAAATCTCAATAAAGCTCTTGAGATTATAAATCCCGATGCAAAAAGGGAGGTCCCTCTGTATATCAGCGGGGAGACATTCTGGAACCCAAGGGCTAAAATACCCAAAGAATCAAACATCGAGACAAAGGATTATATTATTTACAAACCGGATAAAAAACAAGCTGAGGAGCGCGGCGGAAAATGGATAAGCTCCTATCATCCAAAGCTTCTCATAGATAATATGGTTCTCTATCTCGGAAGTATCAGGCCTGAAGCAAAAAAAATAGGTGTTGCAAAAGATTATGAGATGAAACCCCGTCCCTGGCCCAAGATATATACATGTGATAATAACGGAAATGCTGTTTCCGAGGATCATGCTGAAGAAGATACCTCTATAGCTTTTAATGTAAAAGACAAGGGTTTGGTTGTTATTACAGGATGCTCCCATGCCGGTGTCAACACCTCTCTGAATTACGCAAGGACCATATCAGGAACAGATAAGGTTTACTGTTATTATGGAGGATTCCATCCAAACACAGATCCAGAAGCTACAGCAAAAGACCTCCTTGAACAAAATATCCGCTATCTGATTCCGACTCACTGTTCCCCTTCTCGTCTTATAAATTTTCTCTGGCAAGAGAACAATAAATCTGAAAAGGGATTTATGCTCACTAAAAACCACTTGGCTCCAGTAGGACATACATACATTTTTTCCAGCAATTATCAAGATTCTTGAGATAGCGGTTTAATAAATTAATAAACATTAAAATTAAGAAAAGAAGTTTTAATGGCTATTTTATTTAAAAAGATTTTGGTACCAACAGATAATTCAGAGAATTCAAGAGAAGCATTTAAGTATGCCATGAATATAGCAGAAATATATGAAGCGATAATTTATGTTGTTCATGTGATAGATATTGACCATTTAGAAGAGTTCTATAAATTTGAGACAAGTCCATATGCATCTCGTGTAGATATGAAAGAGAATATTGTCAAAAAAGAAATGAAAGAAACAGAGGAATTTATAAATAAGAATATCAAGGGTGAAAAAGGACTTAAGATAGAGAAGATTATAAAAAAGGGAAATCCCTTTGTAAAGATAATTATAGCTGCAAGGGAGATAGAGGCCGATTTGATAGTAATGGGTACCCATGGAAGAACAGGGCTTTTTCATGTTTTGATGGGAAGTGTTGCTGAAAGGGTAGTTAGAACGGCTCCTTGTCCTGTATTAACTCTTAAAACAAAGGATTTTAAATTTAAGTTACCGTGTATATTGGTATAGATTGTTTTAGTATCGATGTATCTATCTTTATAGAGAAACTAAATGGATAAGTTCAAGCGTTATAAATTTAGTCTTTTTTTATTTTTCATTCCTTTTTTTCTCTTTCTTTTCTGGAGTTTCCCGTCTGTTATTCATTCATCAGAGAGCAGTTGTGTATCCTGTCATACTAGTGGATCTAAGCTTATCAAGATAACGAGGAAGATAGAGGCAGCGAGACCTTTGATTTATAAACCAAACTTCTCACAAATCTTAAAATCAATAATCATAAAAAAACCTTGACAAGAAAGTTTATTGGTTATATATTATGAGCATATGCTCATTGCCGAGAGGGTTTTTAAATGGTACGTCCAAGAAAAAATAGGTTTGTGTGGGGAAACCCTATTTCAACTTCTTTCAGACCAGGGGGGATAAGGATTTCTCAGTCAGAATTTCTGACTTTAAGAGTTGATGAATTCGAGG belongs to Nitrospinota bacterium and includes:
- a CDS encoding universal stress protein; its protein translation is MAILFKKILVPTDNSENSREAFKYAMNIAEIYEAIIYVVHVIDIDHLEEFYKFETSPYASRVDMKENIVKKEMKETEEFINKNIKGEKGLKIEKIIKKGNPFVKIIIAAREIEADLIVMGTHGRTGLFHVLMGSVAERVVRTAPCPVLTLKTKDFKFKLPCILV
- a CDS encoding tripartite tricarboxylate transporter permease, whose protein sequence is MEGILSNLALGFQVTFTPFNMLVGFLGVVLGMIFGLLPGLGPLNGVAILLPVTFVLPPESSMIFIAAIYYAGTAGGAITSISLNIPGTPMAAATCLDGHPMAKKGEGALAIFVAATASLIGGTLACVGFVFLAPPLARYALAFGPCDYFALMILAYACFAGLGGKSVTKTVIMTIFGLIVSCVGMDVISGNPRVTFGYMGFYNAITFLTAVVGMFGIGEVLVTIEKGIKAEIIHPDVKWKDYVQAWKLIWKHRVLVLSDTVLGFLVGVLPAAGATPASFMSYGFSKSFSRRSKEWGTGVPEGVMATESSNHAASTGAFVPMVTLGIPGSPLAAIVLGGMLIWGLVPGPRLFIEQPRFVWGLIACGFIVNILAYIFEVSLVPFLMKVLKTPFTIMTPIIAIFCLITGYVQNFGMVEVWEVLIFGILGYFCKKTDYPVAPFILALVLGPMTEYALRQSLLQSDGSLMIFVTHPISLTLLIISIFLYAFPITKGVVEGRRSKREAMEAKS
- a CDS encoding MBL fold metallo-hydrolase, with amino-acid sequence MEGIETFEIEPIDEIKIFDVLGDYAGTEGSVIKDKNGKSILIPYGNYDLFDLKNSLSGAHAFCNYIKITKGKESHYLIFDTGQNGSALEHNTKVLSSLDKDFDPKRTEMLLLSHGHTDHYGNLNKALEIINPDAKREVPLYISGETFWNPRAKIPKESNIETKDYIIYKPDKKQAEERGGKWISSYHPKLLIDNMVLYLGSIRPEAKKIGVAKDYEMKPRPWPKIYTCDNNGNAVSEDHAEEDTSIAFNVKDKGLVVITGCSHAGVNTSLNYARTISGTDKVYCYYGGFHPNTDPEATAKDLLEQNIRYLIPTHCSPSRLINFLWQENNKSEKGFMLTKNHLAPVGHTYIFSSNYQDS